The genomic interval ACGCTCGTCGAGCATGTCATCCACCATCGAACGTATTTCCGCTTCAATGTCCGAGCGATCTTTTTCTGGCAAATGTCTGCCGACTTCCGCGATATATCGATCAATTAAGTTCATTTCATTCTCCTTCTTACGACAACATCTGGGTCATGGTCGCCGTCATGGCAGACCATTCCTTTTTGAGTTTGCTCAGCACCGCCTTGCCTTGCGCGCTGATCACGTAATAGCGGCGCGGACGCGCTTCGTCCACGATGCGCCAATCGGACTGTAACAGTCCCTGTGACTCAACATCAGTTACTTTGTCTTGTAGTTTATCCTCAACAATCCATACAAGGCTTTTGCCAGTTCAATCCCCTGAATGATGAGGACAACGATCAGGACGATCCACGTGGTGTAGTTGGCGGCAGTGATAACTTTGCCAGCCTCTTCAGAAATCTTTATGAAGTTCAACAGCGACTCATTCGAAAAGAAGGTGAGGTCAGGCGTGCGGATGAGCGCGACGGTGACCGCAATCCCAACGGCTTCGATGATCACTTTGGTAATTCGACTCAGCATGTTCCATTTTGCAAGGAAGAGTAGGTACACATCAAGAATGATCTCGGCGAGGAATACCGCGTTGATCCATGGGATGAATTTCGAAAATTCTTCTGTAAATACGGGCAGGTTGAACAGTCCGTTCAAGAATGCCAGCCCAAGCGCCGTGAACGCAACCTCTGCGATCAAGTCGCCGCGCTTCACCAGATCGGGGTCAGGTTGTTTTGCGAGCGATGCTGGATCCCAATTTTTGTCATCGGAGAAATCGCCGATCTCTTTTTCAGGCAAAACGCGTTCGAGGATGGCGAAGACGAACGCGACGTTCCCGAATGCCGCGATGGCGGCTGAAAACGCGTTCCCAAATCCCTGAAAAATGATTTGCATGAAATCTGCCGCAAGGAGAGGATAAGCCGTCACTGCTTTTACCCAACCGATCGCAAGCATGACGACGACCACAACCGTGACCACGATCTTCAATACCATCAGAAAGAACGGGAACATGCGCGGACCGATCAAATACGGATGCGCGTTGTAACTGGATGCGATCTCCTGCGGCGAGCCGTATTCTTTCAGTAGTTCGATCTCCATCGCTTCATCACGCGGACGCCCAGCCTGTTCCGCTTTATCTTCGAGCATATCCTCCAGTGTGGATTTCAATTCCTTTTCCACATCCTCGCGCCCTTTGAGGAGCGGCAGGTGTTTGCCGACTTCGGCAACATATTTGTCAATCAGGTTCATTTCATTCTCCTTACTTGTTTTCTTGTGTGTTGACGTTAGAGAACGTCAACCACACGCGGATTACGATAGCATTTGTGTCATGGTCGCCGTCATGGCAGACCATTCCTTTTTGAGTTTTGTCAGCACCGCCTTGCCTTGCGCGCTGATCACGTAATAGCGGCGTGGACGGGCTTCGTCCACGATGCGCCAATCGGACTGTAACAGTCCCTGCGCCTCGAGCCTGCGGAGCAGGGGATAGAGCGTGCTTTGGTCTATCTCCATGCCCTGATCGGAGAGCGCCTTGAGCAGGGAATAGCCGTATTGCTCCTTGCTCAACTGGCTCAGCACCGCAAGAGACAGGATGCCGCGTCGCAGTTCCAACAGCATGTTTTGTACGAGTTCATCATTGTCCATGTGTCACCTATGCCTCGTACTATACTGTATATCATACAGTATGTCAAGAGAGAAAGTATAGGATGATAGAAACAAAAACCATCCCGAAGATTAACTTCGGGATGGTTTTGCCCTTATCTTGCTGATCGGGATATGTTGATTATGTGCAGTCTATTTCATAAAGCGCTTCTGCAACCAGACTGTTGGGGCTGGTGACCACCAACCTCACCCAATAT from Candidatus Defluviilinea gracilis carries:
- a CDS encoding PadR family transcriptional regulator; translated protein: MVEDKLQDKVTDVESQGLLQSDWRIVDEARPRRYYVISAQGKAVLSKLKKEWSAMTATMTQMLS
- a CDS encoding PadR family transcriptional regulator, which encodes MDNDELVQNMLLELRRGILSLAVLSQLSKEQYGYSLLKALSDQGMEIDQSTLYPLLRRLEAQGLLQSDWRIVDEARPRRYYVISAQGKAVLTKLKKEWSAMTATMTQMLS